In Rosa rugosa chromosome 4, drRosRugo1.1, whole genome shotgun sequence, the genomic stretch GATTCAAGATTGTCCACTGTACCCATCCTTGTAAATATCCGATCAACAACCCTCAAAGTTGAGAAGCGAGCAGGAACATAACAACCGATCTGAGCAAGAATAACTATAAGACATACTTGCTGAAGGTAAGTGCTCTTTCCACTCCTGACAGAAACAGTCAATAGTTAAACTAAGAAAAATGATTACCTTGACTGGATATCAAGGAAACCCACAATGCATAAAAAACAACATTTGCACGTATTAGGATCCATTTTGAACAAAGCATTTCTTACATGTTTGGGCCCACAATCAGCACCATGTTTGATGCCTCCGATAAAAAGACGTTGTTGGGCTGAAAAGGAAAAAGGGAAACATATTAGCTCTAATGATCTGTAAAGTTTCAACTTCATGAGGAGAGAGTACAACGGCGGTTCACACATGTGACCTAATGATATAATCTTGTATAAGCAGCATTCTAGAAAATAAATCATTACGTACAACAAAATCATTGTGTATGCTCTCAAGGATAGGGTGTCTTCCAGCTTCAATTGCCATTGGGCCATCATCTGTAAGTACATGACAGAAATCAAGCATTTTACTTTATTGAACAACCTGATTCATGAGAACAAATGCCTGAATAGAGATTAACTTACCTGTAAACTCTGGTCTAGTATAATGATCAGCAGGCTTATTGGAAATGGTATGTGCAAATGAGTTAACAATCATATCTAGAAGGCACAAGGCCTCTGCAAGTAGTGTGAGTGCAGAAACATCCTCTCGTATGGCGTCTACTAATTCTGCAATAATATATCAACATCAGTGATCTATTTTTACATCAGAATTGCAACTGTTGAAACATAACAGGCAAAAGGAACATGATCACATACTCAAGCTTATAGAAGGGATTAAAGCCAATGGAGAAATAAGATCACAAAGTTCAGCATGATCAATATAACTTTTAAAATGAGCGCCAACAGCACTAAGCTGGTCTAAATATACTGTCACCCATCCATAACagtggtaaataaataaagaaataatgatTTTTACAACTGCGACCATCCTAAGAACCTTCCATATGTCAAAGTACCACAAAAAGCAGCACAAGAAAAACTTTCCtgtataaaaatataatttattgaAAAGTTACTTGGGGTTTCATGAATTAGTTAACATTGATGTACTTTTTCATGGTACAACCCAATATAAAACATGcaatgaatattttttttttcctgacatCCAATTACAAGGTATAAATATTATTAGCAAAATTGGTACTCATGGTTGGAAGACCATCATAAAAGATGGTCACTTAACTACTGAGATAGTGAGATCTAATAAACCTTATTCGGAGATAAAAAAAACTTATACCTGACAAGGAAGATGGTTAGCCAATAAACTGTGATAACTGAACTACCAACATGTCATTCTACCAAATCATTAGCACACTCAAAAACACTAATATTGCAGTTTCTTGATATACAAAACATGCTCATTGAGGTTAAGATTTAAGCACCTAATCACCACAGAGTCACCCAAATGCTCAATTCAGATGTAAGGAAAAGTAAACATTACAAGCATATGTACAGAAAATGTAAAATGCTTATCATAAAGTTAGCAAAACCTTCCAGGCAAACTTCAGTCCGTATGTAGCATTCTGCAGCTGCAGACTTATTTCTAACGTTTAGCTGCAAATTTAATGAAATGGAGCAAGATAAATGTCAGGACATGATTTCTTTTAAACAGAAAGCCACAATTAATTGACTTACGAAAATCTATTTGGGACAAAATATCTTTCTCCTTGCAAATTATAATGCACACATGTTTTATTCATAAAACAATTATAAGCACCAATAACATCCTTCATAAAGAGGGAACCTATATCTAAGATTGTTGTTTGAGTTAGTCTCCTATGATATTACCGATCATTCCCCTTGGAGTAGCTATGTACTTTCAAGAGATGTATCCCCTGAAGTTACACCTCCTAAAAGGAATGGTTGTATCTGAGGATAATCTCCATGAAACTGCTTCACGCAACTCTAGTCCAAGGTTTATGTTGGTAAGTCAGTTTACTTCACAGTTGAAGTTCTTACAAACTCGATCAAATGTATGACCATGTTCACCCTGTTCTAAAATTGATATGAAAACAATCATAAATTCACTCACTGTAGTTGAGATCATGCCATTCCTTCAGTCTAAAGACAATAAAGGCAGGCAAATAGAACCTTGAAATTAGACATTTACACTAAAAGATGATGAACTGGTTTTAATGATAGAACAATCATTACACTCAGTAGTTAACTGGTACATTACAAATTGGACGTCAGAGTACTCACAGAAGCAAGCTCCAAAGTTGAGCAATGTATATTGTTCCCGTGTTTCAACACCTAcataaaaattataataaaatcAGAGATAACTGAAAAGAGATGTTActgctttttctctttttggttGTAAGATGTTTACTACTTCTAGAGCAAGTTGATCCTGTACCTGAATGAACTGGCTAGGAAGCCTCCCCTGAATGCTCTTATGTGGAATGCTGAAGTAAAAACCTTGCCTATTGTTAAATGTGAGCTTCAAATTGGGGAACTTGAAATCTTCGCGGTACTTGTTAGCAAGATTATGTATAGCTGTCAATTTGACATTGAGAAGCTTATTACTTTATCTCAAATATATGAGAACAGAAGGCAAACAGAACATTACAAAATGGAAAAACACCATCATATTAAACTAACTATGCAGTGGAGACAAACCTTCACTAGTATCACAAAATGATCTCCGTGCAATATCCAAAAGTCCATCGATTCCGGCCTTTACAGCAAAACACTGCTGGGTGCGGGCTACAAAAGGTACCCTTGCATGAAGCACATCTTCATCAATCACCTCTCCAATCCTGAAGCAAAAACAGCTTCCCGTATGAATCAGCAGTATCATCATAGTTCATTAAAAACTATTTTGACAAATAATGTGTATGTGATATTCAACACAGCCAGTAAGAAACTAAGAACATGAAATTTGTGATATGATGATACTGAAactaaaatgaaaaacaataaCGATTGCTTTGACTTTGACATCATATGTACTTCAACCTAAATAAGATAACTACTTTACTCATAGACTTTTGGAGTTTTGGATCAATTTCATCAGGTAATTTAAATCCTACCACTTCGGGTTGGTTGCATTTCTCTTAAAATTTTAAGTGATTAAGAATAAGTTCCACATCGGGTAGTCAACCAGAAACTAAGCTCCGGTATCTGGATCAATTATACACAGTGAATGACTATATGGCTATCTGAAAAGTCATTCCAGTAAAATATgcttcataattcatatacaagAGGAAAagcttaaaagaaaaaatattggAGAAAGGAGGCAATATCTTTATTAGCGGCATAAAGgatttttttccttatttttttttttaataggggCAGATCAGTTGTACTTCTGTATTGTTAAAGGGGGTGTTAAGGGCAGACTGCTAGGTTTGTTGCTCTGAGGTTATGCCCGAACATTTCGTGGTCAGATAATTCAACAATTAAttagccaaaaagaaaaaagttaacAACACTTGGGATAAGAAAACTCAACAAACCCAGATTCCATTGCAAACTAAAAATTAGTTAGGGATGTGGATAGAAACAACCAGCACTACCAATTGGGAACAAACCTTTTCCTAATAGAAGCatatttctcattttcacaCACGGACTTGTAAACATTAGCAAGAAGAGAACTTTTTGCATCTTTGAGAGCCTGAGAATTCAACAAAACAAATTATACTTTGGAAGAGGTAGCACAGTAACCTTAACTGAATACAAGGAAAATAAATTTACCGTTGAGAGTAAAGGCAAAGCGTCTAGAGCAGTTTTGAGGAGAATAATGCTTGATACCAACAGCTGGCTTTTTCTAGCATTATCAACACCCATAACTttatttgtaattttctttggCTTGAAGCAGAAGTGGCAAAGTACTCTATCTGCATGAAAAGCATAAACAAGGTCGATGTTTATGTCATAAATAGATGAGTTAATTCCAATGAgattcaattttgttttgatttattCTTCGCTCTTACCACTCTCTTTTGGGAATTTGCGCAGAACCTGAGAGAGTCCAAAGAATAGCTGTTCGTTGCTCATTAGCTCATCCTATAGTAAAATAAAAGGGGTCTGAGGATAAAAAGCGATATAGCTGCAAAATGCAGTATCATGTTCTGGAACTTCAATATTCAGGGCCTTGTAAGTCCCAAAGCATACACATCACTTCCCAAAGTGACATTCATCAAATAccattgaaatttttattttgacaTTTGTAATGATGCTAAAAGAATCCACTCATGGTCTATGACAACCCAACATGTCAATACATCCAGCTATATCCTTAAAAATAGATGTGGTGCTGTTAAGCCAGACCTCTAAACTACATTCAAATAAAGTCTTACAGATTCAAATTGTTACAGACATCGAAACTTACAGACCAAAGTCTTATGTATGAACAGGATTATGCCGCTATTATTAGGAATGCCTtgtttcaatgttttaaacaaTAACAAAAATTAGCCCATAGCATAAACTTTCGTCTTTAAAAGtttaaataattgaaaaaattgATTCAAGGATTAATGGAAGAAACAAAATTTCACAACCTCAGAAGTATCTTAATATAATTCTACATAGCTCTAAAAGAGATATTTGAGAATAATAATTCAAAACTAACCAGGCAATCTAGACGAGCATTTATAGTTTCAATATCTTTTAAAGGCTGCAATAGATTGGCACGAAGAAGCCTAGACCTGAAGTCATAAATTGCTGCATATTAGATATCTATGGACCAAGTACATATAAAAGTTCAGTAGAAAATTTGGAGACTATCAAAACTATAAAAATATATGACAAACTTGATAATTGATAAGATGAATTTACCACACATACCCTCCTACAGTTTTTGTCGTCTTCAGCATATGCAACAAACTTCTCTTCTTATTGCTTGTACTCCCCAGTGTAGAATGAAGCGAGTCAACGATTTCCAAATTTTGAACACTGCCATAAAATTTCAACTGTAAAGGTTATTACCACAtagttttaaaaataaaaatgaactTAGCCATTATAAATGTAACTCAACATGTTTTAAACTTGTCTTAATGTGTATGCATGCATAAGTACTTAAACAAGCATGTAAAACCATTACTAAAACATCATGTATTTGATCCATGAAGGGATCTCATTGCTAAATAAATTCAAAGGAAAGCAAAAGTACCTAGTGGCATCGATATTCATATGGGCAAATGATCCATTAAAAGTGACCTGGCAAGGGAGGAATAAATATTGAAGTAAATGTTCAATTCCTCAGAAAAACAAAAGCAGGGTTCAATTGTAGACACAGACTGATAGTACTTAGCTCCAATAGAAAGGCCAAAAGAAGAATAATATTGTTGTTCTCTGTCTCTGCCATTCTGCCTAGAGGCATCGACTTATATCTTTGTTTAAGTGACACGATATTAGTAATATACAACTGCCTACTTTTTTCCACAATCATGTTGAATTTTGTGAAGAAACATGCATCATTGAACTCGTACCGACAATGAGTGGTTTGTAACAATGACCCCTTTCTCTGCTTCTATCCTGCACATCATACCTCTGCATCATTACCATAAGAAAAAGGCAAGGACAACAGATGCTATAACAGTAAAAGTTTCATAAGAAATTCAATATAAGAGTGAAAAGTGATCTTACTCGATAGACCTAAAATAAGACCAAACAACATCAAAGACAGTAATAAGTCATGTCATGTTCTTTGAATTATTTCCTAAAGAAAACTCTTAAAACCCAATTCCCAAGTATGGTGAACGTCCTACATCATAATGTTAGAAATCTCAGTTCTGAAAGTACCACTTAATTGTAGCTGCTGCAGCGGCCAAGCAGAGATAGTACTGCTTGTAATAAGTATCCAATCCTAGTGCTGAAGGTTCCTTGGCTGCTAGATTTTTAATCAACACAGCACCCTGGAAACCCAAGAATGACATTCTAAGCTATGAGGTTCAAGAGTTGGCGCCCATTTTGATGCAAACACTAGATAACTGGCAATATCCAACATTTACCGTAGTGTCATCAAAGCAACCACGAGCCATTACAACCTGCAGACACCAGCACAAGGATTCAGTTGATAGAACAAGTGAACATCATATGTGACCAAGCATCATAGAAATCCAGTAGCTTAGGTACATCCACAAACAAGGAACGTGACCTTCTTGACTGTAGCATAAAATCTATCTGCCAATTCTGAAACTCCAACCATCCCATCAGGTGCCAGTTTGTTGGGGGAAACAATAATCACCATAGGATCGTAGAATTGCAGCAAAGTTTTTGTATTCTGATATGAACTACTAGTCTCAATATATTGAGATAGATGTAGAGAAGCCGACCTTAAATCAAATGCTGCCACTCCAACCTGTCAGGATGTAAGGCATCAGTTAGGTATTCCAAATTATTTGGTCCTAGAAAATTCCTTACTAAGATGTCAACATAAATCAAAGTAAAAGATGATTTCCGACTCTCAGTAGTCACAGTTCACAAACATACAGAACAAGCCATTTAGAAAATATAACTAAAGAAACTTTGTTGAATTGCTACCGTTTATAAATGAGAACTATGTATTTAACCATAGGGAGATGCATGTGATAGAAGTTCCTGCATTTagaaacagaattttttttcctttctattGACAAAGTTTATCCGAATCGGTTCTGCTATTCGCATTTGCCTGACAAAAGCTTGACTTGGCCAGTAAATCAAGCCTCACTAGTTCATTATACCAATCGGCACAAACGTAAGTCTTCGTTACACTTGATTAATCAATTTAACAGAACATCCTCTCGCTTAATCAACGTATATCACATCTACACCAAATTTTTAACCAACGATCAAAGCTTATTTCGAGACCGCGAAAACATTCTTTTAGTAGCTTAACATTTACCACCACTACAGCCTACAAGTTTCATCCACAAATAGAGAGAGCAAAAAAAGAAGTACCAGTACAATTTCAGCTCAAATACAAACAGTGATTGAAAATCAAAGAGTTCAACCTCAACCTAACCCTAGAAATTGtacgaaattgaaaaccaaaacTACAAAAACTAGAAGCCTGATCAACACAAGTCCAGCAATGCAATTGCTTCTACAGAGCTCGAAATCCAGCGTTTTCTGGTTTCGATCTCCGGATTAACAAAGTGAATATAAATTGTGAGGCAATTAAGCTCAGGAAGTTTGAGTTCTTTAccattttctttcatttctgtATTTTTTGGGGGGAAAGGAAAAGATAGAGGAAATTCGGAGGTGGAAAATGTGAGAGATGGAAGAGTGTGAGTACCTCCTTGGCTCTGTTCTCGATGAGACCGATGACGAAGCTCGATCTCTCTCCTCCGTCGTCTTCCATTTGCTACcaacacactctctctctctctctgtcactCTGCTTCAACCAGTTTTGTATTCCGCGCCAGGTTCAGTGAAGTGTGTTGTTACTATTTATATGTGACTGAGCCTGGGCCTAGAAAGGCAGAAACCAAGGCCCAAAGAAACAAAGCTTttcataggaaaaaaaaaaaaacaaagaagctCCTACAAGTAAATTTAGACACAAATTTTAAGAGCATcctgtttgttttttttgtgtgtgtgtgtgtgtattatgtGATTTTTTGAGGAAATGGTAACTCGAAGTAGCTGTACTGGTGCAATTGGCAAAGATAGATCGAATGTGGTGTATTATTTGATCGAGCATTAGGGATGAAACACGTGTGTAGTCTGATCAAATGTCACATGTATGGCTGAGATTGCATTTAGGGTGTTGCATCAGAGTTATATCCTTAAGCCACCACCAACAAGAGATTGTAGAGATCTGAAATTGAGGAATAGAACAAGGCTGCAACGTTTAGCCGTTCTCTCAACTTTCTCTCTCTTGCCTCTTTTATTCTGTGCATCTGTGTTCATCTTTATACGATTGTAGTTGAATCAGTGTAGTTAAGAGATTAGTGGGCCGATATCTCACATGATATCCAACACTTCCTTGGTCCAGTTTGTTTGCTTTCTTTATAAGCAATCAGAATGCAGTTTTCTCAATTATACAATATGTTGACAAACTGGAAAACCATTTAGCAGAAACAATTGAGCAGCTAACAGACCATATTACACCTACAGCTTTatccatttttcttcttcttttattatcATATTGTAGCCTATTTGTTACTATCCAACATTCCTCACTTATGTTTTACACATTCTAGTGACAGCTCTTAGCATCAAATAACAAATGAGGTGAAGAAGCATTAGCAGACGAACCAACTAATGGGACATGAGAAGAACTAATGTAAAATAGTTGGTACAAATTGAAGAAGTAGGATTTTTTGTTAGAACTAAGCAGGTTTGTAATCTGTATATAAACAACAACTTTGGTTAGAATATTCATTTTGAATAATGTAGATACACAAGTCTGGTTAGAATACTAACCTCTACTTAGAATTTCCGTTTTTGAAATATGGAAATTCAGCAATCTATAAAATAATAAGAGCTTCTGTTGGATTGCATATCCAATTACAATTTATTATGTATTAAATTCAGTAAGCAAAGAAACCCGCAGCATCACGCGGCTTTGCACTAGTACAACTCAAAGGAGGGAAGAAGATTATCTTGCCGAAATTCAAACTAAAAGCATAAACCGATTAACAAAGAAGCAAAAACACCTTTGGGATCAGGCTCCTGCCGATCCTTATTAAGGCATTGTTAAGAACAGAACAACATAAGTTGCACATAACGAAAGacgtttttattttcttaaactCTTCTCCCATGCATCAGCAATCTATTTCTTCGAGCTGGGCAGAGCAGTAATTTCCGGCAATTCAGAATATATAGGATGGTCGACATCTCCATCGTTGCGGATCCTACTTCCATTTTTTTGCAGCTGCTGCGCCGTATCGATCGCACTCAGCCTATCTGTCTCTGCCATAAGTGCAACAGACTCAGCTGCAAATCATCCAATACTAGTTAATGACTACGCGCACACATATATAATCCATTACAAATAACCAAAATCTAGGAGTTACTTTGGGATTGCATTATGCATACCTTCCTTGGAAGCCTCCTCAGTCTCAGGTACTTGAACGCTCTCCGTCGATTTGGTGGGGTGGTCTGTTTCTGAAATACGCTGCAGCTTAGCTGCTTGTGGCTTTAACACGTCAAATAACAATTTCATGTTAGTACTGCTGTACTGGTTTCAAGTCATCAAGGATTGATTTATGGTCGTTTAGTTGTGTACCATCTTGCCAAAATCATcaaatcaattttttattttgtcaatTATTATTTATTACTTAAACCAAAACATACGGTTTTTGAGATATTACACTGTATGGCACCAATCCGTTTTGTTCTTTTCAAATTACTTGTGGGGATATGTTACTATTTTTTTAGCTAAATCatctaaaagttaaatttattAGTTAGTAAATTTTTAGCTTTTACTCCAGCAGTGTTAGCTAAACTAAAAAATATTGAACGTGGGGTGTTtagctttttgttattttctcgcTCCTccctagctaaatttagcta encodes the following:
- the LOC133743920 gene encoding DNA mismatch repair protein MSH4 isoform X2, which encodes MEDDGGERSSFVIGLIENRAKEVGVAAFDLRSASLHLSQYIETSSSYQNTKTLLQFYDPMVIIVSPNKLAPDGMVGVSELADRFYATVKKVVMARGCFDDTTGAVLIKNLAAKEPSALGLDTYYKQYYLCLAAAAATIKWIEAEKGVIVTNHSLSVTFNGSFAHMNIDATSVQNLEIVDSLHSTLGSTSNKKRSLLHMLKTTKTVGGSRLLRANLLQPLKDIETINARLDCLDELMSNEQLFFGLSQVLRKFPKESDRVLCHFCFKPKKITNKVMGVDNARKSQLLVSSIILLKTALDALPLLSTALKDAKSSLLANVYKSVCENEKYASIRKRIGEVIDEDVLHARVPFVARTQQCFAVKAGIDGLLDIARRSFCDTSEAIHNLANKYREDFKFPNLKLTFNNRQGFYFSIPHKSIQGRLPSQFIQVLKHGNNIHCSTLELASLNVRNKSAAAECYIRTEVCLEELVDAIREDVSALTLLAEALCLLDMIVNSFAHTISNKPADHYTRPEFTDDGPMAIEAGRHPILESIHNDFVPNNVFLSEASNMVLIVGPNMSGKSTYLQQVCLIVILAQIGCYVPARFSTLRVVDRIFTRMGTVDNLESNSSTFMTEMKETAFIMQNVSQRSLVVMDELGRATSSSDGFAIAWSCCEYLLSLKAYTIFATHMENLSELVTVYPNVKILHFDVDIKNNRLDFKFQLKEGPRHVPHYGLLLAEVAGLPSSVTETARNITSRITEKEVKRMEVNCLRYHPIQMAYHVAQRLICLKYSSQDEDSIREALHNLKESYIHGRL
- the LOC133743920 gene encoding DNA mismatch repair protein MSH4 isoform X1, which translates into the protein MEDDGGERSSFVIGLIENRAKEVGVAAFDLRSASLHLSQYIETSSSYQNTKTLLQFYDPMVIIVSPNKLAPDGMVGVSELADRFYATVKKVVMARGCFDDTTGAVLIKNLAAKEPSALGLDTYYKQYYLCLAAAAATIKWIEAEKGVIVTNHSLSVTFNGSFAHMNIDATSVQNLEIVDSLHSTLGSTSNKKRSLLHMLKTTKTVGGYVWSRLLRANLLQPLKDIETINARLDCLDELMSNEQLFFGLSQVLRKFPKESDRVLCHFCFKPKKITNKVMGVDNARKSQLLVSSIILLKTALDALPLLSTALKDAKSSLLANVYKSVCENEKYASIRKRIGEVIDEDVLHARVPFVARTQQCFAVKAGIDGLLDIARRSFCDTSEAIHNLANKYREDFKFPNLKLTFNNRQGFYFSIPHKSIQGRLPSQFIQVLKHGNNIHCSTLELASLNVRNKSAAAECYIRTEVCLEELVDAIREDVSALTLLAEALCLLDMIVNSFAHTISNKPADHYTRPEFTDDGPMAIEAGRHPILESIHNDFVPNNVFLSEASNMVLIVGPNMSGKSTYLQQVCLIVILAQIGCYVPARFSTLRVVDRIFTRMGTVDNLESNSSTFMTEMKETAFIMQNVSQRSLVVMDELGRATSSSDGFAIAWSCCEYLLSLKAYTIFATHMENLSELVTVYPNVKILHFDVDIKNNRLDFKFQLKEGPRHVPHYGLLLAEVAGLPSSVTETARNITSRITEKEVKRMEVNCLRYHPIQMAYHVAQRLICLKYSSQDEDSIREALHNLKESYIHGRL